The Stratiformator vulcanicus genome has a segment encoding these proteins:
- a CDS encoding glycosyltransferase family 4 protein, with product MNAQHIGFISTRFAGTDGVSLESSKWAEVLWDHRHVSFWYAGKLDRDPAISMCVPEAYFGHPDILAINDAVFGQIKRSKEMTKKIKDMADRLKDTLYEFVEKFGIDILVAQNSLTIPMNIPLGVALTNFIAETGFPTIAHHHDFYWERDRFMVNAVGDYLEMAFPPKLPSIQHVTINSPAQEDLSWRTGCSSILIPNVLDFDQEPEACDLYSSDFRKEINIAPDDILILQPTRVVPRKGIEHSINLLAQLNDPRCKLVVTHESGDEGQEYQNALMEMASNANVDLRFVAARVGETRYSDAEGRKVYSLWDTYPHADFITYPSLYEGFGNALLEAFYFRKPVLVNRYSIFRTDIEPKGFRVITMDGFLTRSVIEDVRRVIQDRPYREAMVDLNYELAKRFFSYSVLLRKLRAIVCNFTGQDDL from the coding sequence ATGAACGCGCAACACATCGGCTTTATTTCGACCCGATTCGCCGGAACCGACGGCGTTTCGCTCGAAAGTTCGAAATGGGCGGAGGTCTTGTGGGACCACCGGCACGTCAGCTTCTGGTACGCCGGCAAACTCGACCGCGATCCGGCGATCAGCATGTGCGTGCCGGAGGCTTATTTCGGACATCCAGACATCCTTGCCATCAATGATGCCGTCTTCGGGCAGATCAAACGCTCGAAAGAGATGACAAAAAAAATTAAGGACATGGCCGATCGGCTCAAGGACACGCTCTACGAGTTCGTGGAGAAGTTCGGGATCGACATTCTCGTGGCGCAGAACTCGCTCACGATTCCCATGAACATCCCGCTCGGCGTCGCACTCACGAACTTCATCGCGGAAACCGGCTTTCCCACGATCGCGCACCATCACGACTTTTATTGGGAGCGAGACCGCTTCATGGTCAACGCCGTCGGGGATTATCTCGAGATGGCGTTCCCGCCCAAATTACCCAGCATTCAGCACGTCACCATTAATTCCCCCGCCCAGGAAGACCTTTCGTGGCGCACCGGATGCAGTTCGATCCTGATTCCCAACGTGCTCGATTTCGATCAGGAACCGGAAGCCTGCGACCTTTATTCCAGTGATTTTCGAAAAGAGATTAATATCGCGCCGGACGATATCCTTATCCTCCAGCCGACCCGCGTCGTCCCCCGAAAAGGCATCGAACACTCGATTAACCTCCTCGCCCAATTGAACGACCCGCGGTGCAAATTAGTAGTCACTCACGAGTCGGGCGACGAAGGGCAGGAATATCAAAACGCCCTGATGGAAATGGCAAGCAATGCCAACGTCGACCTGCGATTCGTCGCGGCCCGGGTCGGTGAGACGCGTTACTCGGACGCCGAAGGCCGCAAAGTCTATTCCCTGTGGGACACCTACCCACACGCCGATTTCATCACCTACCCCAGCCTCTACGAAGGTTTCGGCAACGCGTTATTGGAGGCCTTCTATTTTCGTAAGCCTGTCCTCGTAAACCGCTATTCGATCTTTCGGACCGATATCGAGCCGAAGGGATTTCGCGTCATTACAATGGATGGCTTCTTAACGCGATCCGTCATTGAAGACGTCCGCCGCGTCATACAGGATCGCCCGTATCGAGAAGCGATGGTCGACCTGAATTATGAACTCGCGAAACGCTTCTTCAGCTACTCGGTGCTTCTGCGTAAGTTGCGGGCCATCGTCTGCAACTTCACCGGCCAGGACGACCTTTAA
- a CDS encoding HAD family hydrolase, whose protein sequence is MIATPESVIRRLSSKLEPNSTNARPDLTPIAGIKAVMFDVYGTLFISGSGDVGTAAAGAKGKAFTDAAEACGIKFDADADTVVERMIAEIKTFQEERRTSGTEYPEVEIRDVWGRTLEAAGIEVPAPDAIEQLAIEYESRVNPVWPMPHCRESLEALRDAGLKLGIVSNAQFFTPALFPALLDQTRAELGFDPRLEYFSYEHLQAKPGRFLYEAAAAALVELGITPAETLYVGNDMLNDVTPAAAVGFRTALFAGDARSLRMREDDARVTGVTADVTVTDLAQISGIVTDRTG, encoded by the coding sequence ATGATCGCAACCCCCGAATCTGTCATTCGCCGATTGAGTTCGAAGCTCGAACCGAACTCAACGAATGCCCGGCCCGATTTGACCCCAATTGCGGGCATCAAGGCGGTGATGTTCGACGTCTACGGAACCCTGTTCATCAGCGGGAGCGGCGATGTCGGCACCGCCGCCGCCGGGGCGAAGGGGAAGGCCTTCACCGACGCGGCCGAGGCCTGCGGGATCAAGTTCGACGCCGATGCGGACACAGTCGTCGAGCGAATGATCGCCGAGATCAAGACGTTTCAGGAAGAGCGGCGGACGAGCGGGACCGAGTACCCCGAAGTCGAGATTCGTGACGTGTGGGGGCGGACGCTCGAAGCGGCAGGCATAGAGGTCCCGGCTCCCGACGCGATCGAGCAACTGGCGATCGAATACGAATCGCGGGTCAATCCGGTCTGGCCGATGCCGCACTGCCGGGAATCGCTCGAGGCTCTGCGCGACGCCGGACTCAAACTGGGGATCGTCAGTAACGCTCAATTTTTCACGCCGGCGCTGTTCCCGGCGCTGCTCGATCAAACGCGTGCGGAGCTCGGGTTCGATCCGCGATTGGAGTATTTTTCGTACGAGCATCTGCAGGCAAAGCCCGGGCGATTCCTCTACGAAGCCGCGGCCGCGGCGCTGGTCGAATTGGGCATCACCCCGGCCGAAACGCTCTACGTGGGCAACGACATGCTCAACGACGTGACCCCGGCGGCGGCGGTCGGATTTCGCACCGCGCTGTTCGCCGGCGACGCGCGCAGTTTGCGGATGCGCGAGGATGATGCGCGTGTCACGGGAGTCACCGCTGATGTGACCGTGACCGATCTCGCCCAAATTTCGGGGATTGTGACCGATCGAACCGGTTAA
- the fliD gene encoding flagellar filament capping protein FliD, which translates to MSSVTTTTGLISGLDTGAIIDALVNAERAPVRRLESRKTNYESQQAAFDSLQSILLTMSTAVESLGNNAVYNTFKGTIPENAGFSVTASSSSTPGDYTFQSIRTAASHAAISSGFASTSQLVGEGTFVIGTGGEIDRELTLNELNGGAGVRAGTIGLTDRSGVTAEVDLSKAYTVQDVLSAINDASTSITATTSGGQIVLTDTSGGAGSLSVADRSGGKAAVDLGILGSTTGDTLTGSEVYAATENLTLGQLDDGNGLYAAAGDDLRITARDGTNIDVDLSTALTVGEVVEAINDDAENGGKVTASISDGRIVLSDSTGGVGDLSASNLGTADVVDALGIDSTVSADTLTGGRLLAGINSVLLRNLNAGAGVTAGTISLTDRAGNTAAIDLSAAESLDEVLSAINAAETAGSVKLNLVAEVDDAGTGITIRDTSGSTVSNLVISDTSGTLAADLGLTIDAAETSISSGNLDRQYVGKATSLDDYAPDGGRVSAGSFVITDSSGATATISVTSGDETIGQIIDRINTASVGVTASLNDTGDGLKLEDTAGGTGDFTITETNGGSTAADLRIRGTAEDIGGTLTFEGRKAIVVDTDETDTLESLVTKINAASGGATASIVDDGSQFSPFRLSLSSTVSGANGRFFIDDGGLGLNVTTTSEGTDALLRLGGSSGPLITSSTNTFNDLPGGIDVTVSQPTDNPATVSITADPGAIKGAIEQIVSSYNGFIDGYGELTRFDPETNSRGILSGSNTALRIRSRMDSLFARTFGDSTDSIRSFASIGLTIGANGKLAFDSERFDEANAADPDAVREFLDGTDGFADVGEELLDGLTDPFTGLFQIEGRTLTTNIESLTNRIDELDVRLDLRRERLVAQFAAMEASISSITSQQQALAGLANLQFGQSSG; encoded by the coding sequence ATGTCCTCCGTCACCACAACCACCGGCTTGATCAGCGGTCTCGATACCGGTGCGATCATTGACGCACTGGTCAACGCCGAGCGTGCGCCGGTCCGTCGATTGGAAAGCCGGAAGACAAACTACGAGTCGCAGCAGGCGGCTTTCGACTCCCTGCAATCGATCCTGCTGACCATGTCAACGGCGGTCGAATCGCTCGGCAACAACGCCGTCTACAACACGTTCAAGGGGACGATTCCCGAGAACGCGGGCTTCAGCGTCACCGCCAGCAGCAGCTCGACGCCCGGCGACTACACGTTTCAGTCGATCCGCACCGCGGCCTCGCACGCGGCGATTTCGTCCGGCTTTGCCAGTACCTCTCAACTGGTGGGCGAGGGCACCTTCGTAATTGGGACCGGGGGGGAAATCGACCGGGAACTGACGCTGAACGAACTCAACGGCGGAGCCGGAGTCCGGGCGGGAACGATCGGCCTGACCGATCGGTCGGGCGTGACCGCAGAGGTCGATCTGTCGAAGGCTTACACGGTTCAAGACGTACTTAGCGCGATCAACGATGCCTCAACGTCCATCACCGCGACGACCTCCGGCGGGCAGATCGTGCTGACCGATACCTCGGGCGGAGCGGGCAGCCTTTCGGTCGCCGATCGCAGTGGAGGCAAGGCGGCCGTCGATCTTGGGATTCTCGGCTCGACCACCGGCGACACCCTCACCGGCAGCGAGGTTTACGCCGCGACTGAAAACCTGACGCTCGGCCAACTCGATGACGGCAACGGCCTGTACGCCGCGGCCGGAGACGATCTGCGGATCACTGCCCGCGACGGGACGAATATCGATGTCGACCTCTCAACGGCCCTCACCGTTGGCGAGGTGGTCGAGGCCATCAACGACGATGCGGAAAACGGCGGCAAGGTCACCGCGTCAATTTCCGATGGTCGCATCGTGCTGTCCGACTCGACGGGAGGCGTCGGCGATCTCTCGGCGAGCAATCTCGGCACGGCTGATGTCGTGGACGCTTTGGGAATCGACTCAACCGTCTCGGCCGACACGCTAACCGGCGGGCGTTTGCTGGCGGGCATTAATTCAGTGCTGCTCCGCAATCTGAATGCTGGCGCGGGCGTGACGGCCGGAACGATTAGCCTGACCGACCGGGCCGGGAACACCGCCGCGATCGACCTCTCAGCAGCCGAGTCGCTCGATGAAGTGCTCTCCGCAATCAATGCCGCCGAGACGGCCGGCAGTGTGAAGCTGAATCTCGTTGCTGAAGTCGATGACGCCGGCACCGGCATCACGATCCGAGACACATCGGGTTCAACGGTTTCGAACCTCGTGATCTCCGATACGTCCGGCACGCTCGCTGCTGATCTCGGCCTCACGATCGATGCGGCGGAGACATCGATCTCGTCCGGGAATCTCGATCGGCAATACGTCGGCAAGGCGACTTCGCTCGATGATTACGCTCCCGACGGCGGGCGGGTTTCGGCAGGCTCGTTTGTGATCACGGATTCCTCCGGCGCGACGGCGACCATCTCGGTCACTTCCGGCGACGAGACCATCGGCCAGATTATCGACCGGATCAACACCGCCTCGGTCGGAGTGACCGCCTCGCTGAACGACACCGGCGACGGCCTCAAACTGGAAGACACGGCCGGCGGCACCGGCGACTTCACCATCACCGAAACAAACGGCGGCAGCACGGCGGCCGACCTGCGGATTCGCGGCACCGCCGAAGACATCGGCGGAACGCTCACGTTCGAAGGCCGCAAGGCGATCGTGGTCGATACGGACGAAACCGACACGCTCGAATCCCTCGTGACCAAAATCAACGCGGCATCCGGCGGCGCGACCGCCAGCATTGTGGATGACGGGTCGCAGTTCTCGCCGTTCCGGCTCTCGCTCAGCTCGACGGTTTCGGGCGCGAACGGCCGATTCTTCATTGATGACGGCGGCCTCGGGCTGAACGTCACGACCACCTCTGAGGGTACCGACGCCCTGCTCCGTCTCGGCGGCAGTTCCGGACCATTGATCACCTCGTCCACGAACACCTTCAACGACCTCCCCGGTGGGATCGACGTGACGGTCAGCCAGCCGACCGACAATCCCGCCACCGTCTCGATCACGGCCGATCCGGGGGCGATCAAAGGGGCGATCGAGCAGATCGTAAGCTCCTACAACGGCTTCATCGACGGGTACGGGGAACTCACGCGGTTCGACCCCGAAACCAACAGCCGGGGCATTTTGTCCGGAAGCAATACGGCTCTGCGGATTCGCAGCCGCATGGACAGCCTGTTCGCCCGGACGTTCGGCGACTCGACTGACTCGATCCGCTCGTTCGCGTCGATCGGGCTCACGATCGGGGCCAACGGCAAGCTCGCGTTCGACTCCGAACGCTTCGACGAAGCCAACGCCGCGGATCCCGACGCCGTTCGCGAGTTCCTCGACGGCACCGATGGTTTTGCCGACGTGGGCGAAGAGCTGCTCGATGGTCTGACCGATCCGTTCACCGGCCTGTTTCAAATCGAGGGCCGCACACTCACGACCAATATCGAATCGCTCACCAACCGGATCGACGAACTCGACGTGCGGCTCGACTTGCGACGGGAGCGGCTCGTCGCCCAATTCGCGGCGATGGAAGCGTCGATCTCCAGCATTACCTCCCAGCAGCAGGCGTTGGCCGGGCTGGCCAACCTGCAGTTCGGTCAGTCGAGCGGCTGA
- the fliS gene encoding flagellar export chaperone FliS, translating to MNIVDEYLESKVMGAQPAHLHLMVVEGAIRHSKRAAAAIEEDDRETSWRELSSARDFVTELISGLKKDQAPEIVSNVALLFVFAYRQLVEADTYQDAAKVREAVGILESHRDNWLELIEQGDLSQPAPSAAKPHFATDTPSAEETEHISRSWSG from the coding sequence GTGAATATCGTTGATGAATACCTCGAATCGAAGGTCATGGGCGCTCAACCGGCGCACCTGCATTTAATGGTCGTTGAAGGCGCGATCCGTCACTCGAAGCGGGCCGCCGCGGCGATTGAAGAGGACGACCGCGAAACGAGCTGGCGCGAGCTCAGCTCCGCCCGCGACTTCGTGACGGAACTGATCAGCGGGTTGAAGAAGGATCAGGCTCCCGAAATCGTGAGCAACGTCGCCCTGCTGTTCGTGTTCGCGTATCGGCAACTCGTCGAAGCGGACACCTATCAGGACGCCGCCAAGGTCCGAGAGGCCGTCGGCATTCTCGAATCGCACCGCGACAATTGGTTGGAACTGATCGAGCAGGGCGACCTGTCGCAGCCAGCCCCTTCAGCAGCAAAGCCGCACTTCGCCACCGACACCCCGTCGGCCGAAGAAACCGAACACATCAGCCGCTCCTGGAGCGGCTGA
- a CDS encoding RidA family protein, whose protein sequence is MSHEARLAELNVELPEPPAPAGNYVPIVRTGNLLFTAGHIAMIKGKVGGEVDPSQAHLAANSIAHSMLATLKRELGSLDKVKRLVKATGFVACTPDFTDHPKVIDGFSYTMAHVFGDAGKGARSAVGVPSLPLNTCVEIEAVWEVE, encoded by the coding sequence ATGAGTCACGAAGCCCGCCTCGCCGAACTGAATGTCGAATTGCCTGAGCCTCCCGCTCCTGCCGGCAATTATGTCCCGATCGTCCGCACCGGCAACCTGCTCTTCACCGCCGGGCACATCGCGATGATAAAGGGAAAGGTGGGCGGCGAGGTCGACCCCTCGCAGGCGCACCTCGCCGCCAACAGCATCGCCCATTCCATGCTGGCGACGCTCAAGCGGGAGCTCGGCTCCCTCGACAAAGTCAAACGCCTCGTCAAAGCCACCGGCTTTGTCGCCTGCACCCCCGACTTCACCGACCACCCCAAAGTTATCGACGGCTTCAGCTACACCATGGCCCACGTCTTCGGCGACGCGGGAAAGGGAGCCCGCAGCGCCGTCGGCGTACCGAGCCTGCCGCTGAATACCTGCGTGGAGATCGAAGCGGTTTGGGAAGTGGAGTGA
- the floA gene encoding flotillin-like protein FloA (flotillin-like protein involved in membrane lipid rafts), producing MPVLPLFAQPGGNITAVIIIAVIAVAVLLAFIFFVLFARYAKLWLRGFVTKAGISPWSLVFMSLRKVNPVTIVDAKIMTVQSGLASISTDQLEAHYLAGGNIRNVVRALIAAQRAQLDLNWETATAIDLAGRNVLEAVQTSVDPKVIDCPDSRRHGRNTLDGVAKDGIQLKARARVTVRTNLRQLIGGATEETVIARVGEGIVSAIGSSASHKSVLANPTLIAQTVLKKGLDSQTAYEIVSIDIADIDVGANVGARLQADQAEADVRIARAKAEERRARAVAEEQVMKARTQENRAKVVAEEAEIPKAMGQAYRDGNLRAHEETNGEAGSNGQASST from the coding sequence ATGCCCGTCCTTCCCCTGTTTGCACAACCCGGCGGCAATATCACGGCTGTGATCATTATTGCGGTGATCGCCGTTGCGGTGCTGCTGGCGTTCATCTTTTTCGTGCTGTTCGCGCGGTACGCCAAGTTGTGGCTACGTGGATTTGTGACCAAAGCGGGCATCAGCCCGTGGTCGCTCGTCTTCATGTCACTGCGGAAGGTCAATCCGGTCACGATCGTCGATGCGAAGATCATGACGGTGCAGTCGGGCCTCGCCTCAATTTCCACCGACCAGCTCGAAGCTCACTATCTGGCTGGCGGTAACATTCGCAATGTCGTGCGGGCTTTGATCGCCGCGCAGCGGGCTCAGCTCGATTTGAACTGGGAGACGGCCACGGCGATCGACCTCGCGGGGCGGAACGTGCTCGAGGCGGTCCAGACGAGCGTTGACCCCAAAGTTATCGATTGCCCCGACAGCCGCCGCCACGGCCGCAATACGCTCGATGGCGTCGCCAAAGACGGAATTCAGCTCAAGGCCCGGGCCCGCGTGACGGTGCGGACGAACCTGAGACAGCTCATCGGCGGGGCGACGGAGGAAACGGTCATCGCTCGAGTTGGTGAGGGCATCGTCTCGGCGATCGGCTCATCGGCGAGCCACAAATCGGTCCTGGCGAACCCGACTCTGATTGCCCAAACGGTGCTCAAGAAGGGGCTCGATTCACAGACCGCTTACGAAATTGTCTCGATCGACATCGCCGACATCGACGTGGGAGCGAACGTCGGGGCCCGTCTGCAGGCCGATCAGGCCGAGGCGGACGTCCGGATCGCACGGGCCAAAGCGGAAGAACGCCGGGCCCGGGCCGTCGCCGAGGAACAGGTGATGAAAGCCCGCACCCAAGAGAACCGGGCGAAGGTCGTGGCCGAAGAGGCGGAAATTCCCAAAGCGATGGGTCAGGCCTATCGCGACGGAAACTTGCGGGCACATGAAGAGACAAACGGCGAAGCCGGTTCGAACGGGCAGGCGTCGTCGACTTGA
- a CDS encoding 3-oxoacyl-ACP synthase III, giving the protein MQYRRVRIASVAHVLPQEVVTSDEIEARLLPLYERLGLPAGRLELMSGIGERRFFPPGTKPGGISGQTARLAIEQSGIDPALIGMLIHGSVCRDQMEPATACGVHHAAGLPAAASAIDVSNACLGLLNGMLVAADRIELGHIDAAVVVGTETGRGLVEGTIDSLNRDESVTRADVKQAFASLTIGSGSAAIVLCRDDLKADASRLLGGVMRADTSHHQLCAGDVAATTHGDDRPRMATDSEALLHAGVGLAKETWADFTREFSWTRGDIRKVITHQVGRAHRKLLLEGIGLEQEKDFPTVQFLGNTGAVALPTAWSLAIEKGHIAKGDTVALLGIGSGLSCVMLGIES; this is encoded by the coding sequence ATGCAGTATCGCCGCGTCCGAATCGCTTCCGTGGCGCACGTGCTGCCACAAGAAGTCGTCACCAGTGACGAGATCGAAGCGCGGCTACTTCCTCTCTACGAACGACTGGGGTTACCCGCCGGTCGTTTGGAGTTGATGTCCGGCATCGGCGAGCGCCGATTTTTTCCTCCCGGGACTAAGCCGGGCGGCATCAGCGGGCAAACGGCACGCCTCGCGATTGAGCAATCGGGCATCGATCCGGCCCTCATCGGGATGTTGATTCACGGGTCGGTCTGCCGCGATCAAATGGAACCGGCAACCGCTTGCGGGGTTCACCATGCGGCCGGACTGCCCGCCGCCGCGTCGGCGATCGATGTCAGCAACGCTTGTCTGGGATTACTGAATGGGATGCTGGTCGCCGCCGACCGCATTGAGCTCGGACATATCGACGCGGCGGTCGTCGTGGGGACCGAGACGGGTCGCGGACTCGTCGAAGGCACGATCGACTCACTCAACCGCGACGAATCGGTCACCCGCGCGGATGTCAAACAGGCCTTCGCCTCGCTGACGATCGGTTCCGGTTCGGCGGCGATCGTGCTGTGTCGAGACGATCTGAAAGCCGACGCATCGCGGCTGCTCGGCGGCGTGATGCGGGCCGATACGAGCCACCATCAGCTTTGTGCCGGAGACGTCGCCGCGACGACCCACGGCGATGACCGCCCGCGGATGGCTACCGATTCCGAAGCCCTGCTCCATGCCGGCGTCGGACTGGCGAAAGAGACCTGGGCCGATTTCACCCGCGAGTTCAGTTGGACGCGGGGCGATATTCGCAAAGTCATCACTCATCAGGTCGGCCGAGCTCACCGGAAGTTGTTGCTGGAAGGGATCGGACTTGAGCAGGAGAAAGATTTTCCGACCGTCCAGTTCCTCGGCAACACCGGCGCCGTCGCGCTGCCGACGGCGTGGTCGCTGGCGATCGAGAAGGGACACATCGCCAAGGGAGACACCGTCGCCCTGCTCGGTATCGGCAGCGGCCTGAGCTGCGTGATGCTGGGGATTGAAAGTTGA
- a CDS encoding GNAT family N-acetyltransferase, whose protein sequence is MAFSPKRVYEMELSHLGELVPRRSDDQRLRVGVLDPPLPALNRFLFTLIGADYGWSHREHWRRKQWESFAASDEITALVGTVGHTPIAYAELEAQTDDSLRILTLGLVPEFIGRGYGGTFLTDVVEYAFSTNPQRLWLTTCDRDHPHALSNYQARGFRIIGEMTGPPNPKAKSFWDWK, encoded by the coding sequence ATGGCGTTCTCGCCCAAGCGTGTTTACGAGATGGAACTGTCGCATCTCGGCGAGTTGGTGCCGCGTCGGTCGGACGATCAACGACTGCGAGTCGGCGTGCTCGATCCTCCGCTGCCGGCTTTGAACCGCTTTCTGTTCACGCTGATCGGGGCCGACTACGGGTGGTCCCACCGCGAACATTGGCGACGGAAGCAGTGGGAGTCGTTCGCCGCCAGCGACGAAATTACGGCGCTCGTCGGAACGGTCGGCCACACACCGATCGCCTACGCGGAACTCGAAGCGCAAACGGACGACAGCCTGCGAATTCTGACGCTCGGACTGGTGCCCGAATTCATCGGGCGAGGCTACGGCGGCACGTTTCTGACCGACGTTGTCGAATATGCGTTCTCCACCAACCCACAGCGGTTGTGGCTCACGACATGCGACCGCGATCATCCCCATGCGCTTTCGAACTATCAGGCGCGGGGTTTTCGCATCATCGGCGAAATGACCGGCCCGCCGAACCCGAAAGCAAAATCCTTCTGGGACTGGAAGTGA
- a CDS encoding class I SAM-dependent methyltransferase gives MPETIHADLYDYPKYYDIIFGSDWAAEVKFLRAAFEKHGRKNTSKLFEPACGTGRLMYQLAKKEFEVSGCDLNEKAVEYCNKRLKRHGFPESAFVGDMADFKLPKKVDAAFNTINSFRHLPDEKSAVAHLKCIANHLLKGGIYVLGLHLTPTEGEWEGEEEWQARRGNLSVISQLRTTGYDAKKRMENLHMLFDIRTLQEHFRIEDTMHYRTYTWKQMQSLFKKIPEFETVETYDFCYDIDDPIEVDEMTEDVVYILKRT, from the coding sequence ATGCCCGAGACGATCCACGCCGACCTGTACGATTACCCCAAGTATTATGACATCATATTCGGCAGCGATTGGGCCGCGGAGGTGAAGTTCCTGCGGGCGGCATTCGAGAAGCACGGCCGGAAGAACACGTCAAAACTGTTCGAGCCCGCCTGCGGTACTGGTCGGCTCATGTATCAGCTCGCGAAAAAAGAGTTCGAGGTCTCCGGCTGCGACCTCAACGAGAAGGCCGTCGAATACTGCAACAAACGCCTCAAGCGGCACGGCTTCCCCGAGAGCGCATTCGTCGGGGACATGGCCGACTTCAAGCTGCCGAAGAAGGTCGACGCGGCGTTCAACACGATCAACTCGTTCCGCCATCTGCCCGATGAAAAATCAGCCGTCGCGCATTTGAAGTGCATCGCCAATCATCTGCTCAAAGGCGGCATCTACGTCCTCGGCCTGCATCTGACGCCCACCGAAGGTGAGTGGGAAGGCGAAGAAGAGTGGCAAGCCCGCCGGGGCAATCTGTCGGTCATCAGCCAACTGCGGACGACCGGCTACGACGCGAAGAAGCGGATGGAGAACCTGCACATGCTGTTCGACATCCGCACGCTGCAGGAACACTTTCGCATCGAGGACACGATGCACTACCGGACTTACACGTGGAAGCAGATGCAGTCACTCTTCAAGAAGATTCCGGAATTCGAGACGGTCGAGACCTATGATTTTTGCTACGACATCGACGACCCGATCGAGGTCGATGAAATGACCGAGGATGTCGTCTATATTTTAAAGCGGACATAA
- the aroB gene encoding 3-dehydroquinate synthase: MIVSVSLAERSYGIAIGPGLLSQFEDAAERLEFDVPRTVIVVTDENLRDSHAESVAQALAKERRNVAVHAVPAGERSKSMEQLSAIYDALVDLKADRKSLVIAVGGGVVGDLSGFAAASYNRGMPFVQVPTSLLAMVDSSVGGKTGINHPKGKNLIGAFHQPVGVIVDTDVLSTLPDRDYRGGLAEVVKYGVILDAEFFDWLEQNVAPINARDPAALEHVVARSCELKAYVVKEDERETTGLRAILNYGHTFAHAFEALAGYGELSHGEAVAIGMICASRLAELRGLIDAQTTTRQIELLCAFGLPASLGDEEVSSGRLRSRLAFDSDEVIERMKLDKKNSGGKIRFILPKKMGEVGLFDDCEEEDVRGILAEIA; this comes from the coding sequence ATGATCGTTTCCGTTTCTCTCGCCGAGCGTTCCTACGGCATCGCCATTGGCCCCGGTCTGCTGTCGCAATTTGAAGACGCCGCGGAGCGGTTGGAGTTTGACGTACCGCGGACGGTCATTGTTGTGACCGATGAAAACCTGCGCGACTCGCACGCTGAGTCGGTTGCTCAGGCACTCGCGAAAGAACGACGCAATGTCGCGGTCCATGCCGTTCCCGCGGGGGAACGCTCCAAGAGCATGGAGCAACTGTCGGCCATTTATGATGCCCTGGTCGATCTGAAGGCCGATCGGAAGTCTTTGGTCATCGCGGTCGGCGGCGGAGTGGTTGGCGATCTCTCAGGCTTTGCGGCGGCCTCATACAATCGTGGGATGCCCTTCGTGCAGGTGCCGACGTCGCTGCTCGCGATGGTCGACAGCAGCGTCGGCGGCAAGACCGGCATCAATCACCCCAAAGGCAAAAATCTGATCGGAGCGTTCCATCAGCCGGTGGGGGTGATTGTCGACACAGATGTGCTCAGCACCCTGCCCGATCGCGATTACCGCGGCGGCCTCGCCGAGGTGGTCAAATATGGCGTGATCCTCGACGCCGAGTTCTTCGATTGGCTGGAGCAAAACGTCGCCCCGATTAACGCTCGTGATCCCGCCGCATTGGAGCACGTCGTCGCTCGGAGTTGCGAGCTGAAAGCCTATGTCGTGAAGGAGGACGAGCGCGAGACGACCGGCCTGCGGGCGATCCTGAATTACGGGCACACGTTCGCTCACGCCTTCGAGGCGCTCGCCGGTTACGGCGAGTTGTCACATGGCGAAGCGGTCGCCATCGGGATGATCTGCGCGAGCCGGCTGGCCGAGCTGCGCGGGTTGATCGATGCCCAAACGACAACTCGGCAAATCGAACTGCTGTGTGCGTTCGGGCTGCCTGCGTCTCTCGGGGACGAAGAGGTGAGCTCCGGTCGCTTACGCTCCCGGCTCGCCTTTGACAGCGATGAGGTGATCGAGCGGATGAAGCTCGATAAGAAGAACTCCGGGGGGAAAATTCGCTTCATTCTGCCGAAGAAAATGGGCGAAGTCGGGCTGTTCGATGACTGTGAAGAAGAGGATGTGCGAGGCATTCTGGCGGAAATTGCATAA